The DNA window TTGAACCGCCGGGCCAGCGCGTCCAGCGGCGCGTCCCACGCGCCGGAGAGGAACTCGGCCATGTAACGCGCCTTGCGGCAGGCGATGCGCAGGCGGTGCATCTTCTCGGGCGGCAGGTCCGGCAGGCCGCGCGCGCGGCGGTGGATCCGCTTCAGCGCCTTGCCCAGCGCCCGGCGGCCGAGGTCCGCGGCCGGGCGGTCACGGACGCGTCGCGTGCCGGGCTTGAGATCCTCGTCGATCAGCCGCGTGAGCTCCGTTTTCAGCGCGCCATATTCAGCGCCTTCCAGCCGAGCCCGGACCTGTTGCTGCCGGCGGGCTTTTTCCCTCGCCTGCGCGGCCAGGAAGCGGGCCGACGCCCCGCGCCGCAGGACGGAATGGCGCTTCAGGAATAGCATCCAGACGTCCGTGTCGCGGGCGGGCCCCAGCTCTTTCAGCAGCTCCGCGTAGCCCGCTTCCACCGTTGCGGCCCGCGTCGCGGCCAGCGGCTTGCGGAACGCCCGCAGGAGCGTGCGCAGCCGCCGGATGGCCACCCGCATGTCGTGCAGCGGGCCCTCGAGCCCCGCCCGCACACCGTCCTCGGTCTGCCGGATGACCTCCGCCTGCGCCCGCGCGTGCCGGCGCACGAAATCGGCGAAGGACTCCGGCGGCGGCTGGAGAGGGGACGCGTTCATGTCAGGGCTGGGCGCCCGCCGGGCGGTGGGGCTCGAAGACCGGGCCGCCCGCGGAGGCCGCGGCCTTCGCGGCCTCGACGGCCCGGCGATAGAAGACCTCCTGGCTGCGCACGGCCTTCTTCTTCGCCGGCGGCGCCAGGCGCTCGTACGTCCCGTCCGGGAGCAGCCGCCGCGCCTTGACGTTGTCCTGCAGGCTGGTCTCCAGGATCGAAACCAGCCGGGCGCGGCACGCCGGGTCCTCGACCGGGACGAGCAGTTCGACCCGCCGGTCGAGGTTGCGCGGCATCCAGTCGGCGCTGGAGATGAAGACGAGCTCCTCGCCGCCGTTGTGGAAGTAGAAGATGCGGCTGTGCTCCAGGAAGCGGTCCAGGATGCTGATCACGGCGATGTTCTCGCTCAAGCCCGCCACCCCCGGGCGCAGGCAGCAGATGCCCCGCACGTTGAGCTCGATCTTCACGCCGGCCTTCGAGGCCTCGTAGAGTTTCTGGATCAGGTCGGGATCGGCCAGGGAGTTGAGCTTGGCCATGATCCGGGCGGGCTGGCCTTGTTTCGAGCGTTCGATTTCGTTCTGGATCAGATCGAGGAGCCGGTCGCGCAGGCCGATGGGGGCGGCCTCGAGCTTGCGGTAGCGGACGGGCTGCGAGTAGCCGGTGATGGTGTTGAAAAACGAGGACGCGTCGGCGCCGTAGTCCTCGTCGGCGGTCATGAAGCTGATATCGCTGTAGAGGCGCGCGGTCTTCTCGTTGTAGTTGCCGGTCCCGAAGTGCACGTAGCGGCGGATGCCGCCGGGCTCGCGCCGGACGATGATGCAGATCTTGGCGTGGGTCTTGAGCCCCTTGAGCCCGTAGATGATCTGGACGCCGGCGTGCTCGAGCGCCGTGGCCCAGCCGATGTTGCGCGCCTCGTCGAAGCGGGCCTTGAGCTCCACCACCACGGTCACGTGCTTGCCGCGGTCCGCCGCGCGCGCCAGGGCGGCGACCACCGGGCTGCTCTCGCTGGTGCGGTACAGGATCTGCTTGATGGCGAGGACGTTGGGATCGTTCACCGCCTCCTCGATCAGGCGCACCACCGGGTCGAAGCTGTCGTACGGGTGGTAGAGCAGCACGCTGCGCCGCGCGAGGAGGTCGAACATCGGCTCCTGCGGCGGGAGGTCCGCCGGCGCCTGGGGCGGCCAGTCCTCGATCTTCAGGGGATCGAAGCCGGTCATGCCCGCGAGCCGGAAAAACGCCGCGAGGTCCAGCGGGCCGGGCGCGGGGTAGACCTCCTGGTCCG is part of the Kiritimatiellia bacterium genome and encodes:
- a CDS encoding CHAD domain-containing protein, whose product is MNASPLQPPPESFADFVRRHARAQAEVIRQTEDGVRAGLEGPLHDMRVAIRRLRTLLRAFRKPLAATRAATVEAGYAELLKELGPARDTDVWMLFLKRHSVLRRGASARFLAAQAREKARRQQQVRARLEGAEYGALKTELTRLIDEDLKPGTRRVRDRPAADLGRRALGKALKRIHRRARGLPDLPPEKMHRLRIACRKARYMAEFLSGAWDAPLDALARRFKAIQDVLGDVHDQDVYLAHLRTCRPRPPARMIRSIHLQREQDRLRFEEDWARFMRPRYQRKLDRILAPRGTA
- the ppk1 gene encoding polyphosphate kinase 1; its protein translation is MASKPDRFFNRELSWLAFNRRVLEEAQDASLPLLERLKFLAITGSNLDEFFMIRVGGLQQLRAQGWDGADASGLTVKEQLAEIGQAVRALMADQYACLLNDLDPRLAEQGIRRVERSTLTPEQDAYLETVFEHEIFPIITPMAVDIEEPFPLLPGLGLNLCVRLKAVRGAEMPRFAVIPLPRGLARFVTVPTGAGFHYLPIEDLATAFLDRVFPGEPILESVPFRITRNADLSVSEDAAGDLLSQMKEVLTERKRSPCIRLEIGGKPSDILLGFLRSALDLSDQEVYPAPGPLDLAAFFRLAGMTGFDPLKIEDWPPQAPADLPPQEPMFDLLARRSVLLYHPYDSFDPVVRLIEEAVNDPNVLAIKQILYRTSESSPVVAALARAADRGKHVTVVVELKARFDEARNIGWATALEHAGVQIIYGLKGLKTHAKICIIVRREPGGIRRYVHFGTGNYNEKTARLYSDISFMTADEDYGADASSFFNTITGYSQPVRYRKLEAAPIGLRDRLLDLIQNEIERSKQGQPARIMAKLNSLADPDLIQKLYEASKAGVKIELNVRGICCLRPGVAGLSENIAVISILDRFLEHSRIFYFHNGGEELVFISSADWMPRNLDRRVELLVPVEDPACRARLVSILETSLQDNVKARRLLPDGTYERLAPPAKKKAVRSQEVFYRRAVEAAKAAASAGGPVFEPHRPAGAQP